One segment of Candidatus Methylomirabilota bacterium DNA contains the following:
- a CDS encoding DNA-binding response regulator: MTMEIVATRTGGYAGLSQQIPTLKRPGQAGLIPQITVLIADDHALFRQGLAMLLAQDDAVQVVGEAADGFQTISIAETLQPNILLLDIGMPGLGGVEALSLIRKRAPRTRVLILCDSPDDESIIQTLQLGAKGYLSKTLVHQDLVRAIRTTHSNGEIWAERKILTQVLESLRLKVHGMGASLQEAQESLTARERDVVQWVLQGMTNKEIAVQLGIADKTVKTHLSNIFNKLKISRRLQLVLNRVVE; encoded by the coding sequence ATGACGATGGAGATTGTCGCGACGCGGACCGGCGGGTACGCCGGGCTGAGCCAGCAGATCCCCACCCTCAAGCGCCCCGGACAGGCGGGGTTGATACCGCAAATCACCGTACTGATTGCTGATGATCATGCGCTCTTTCGACAAGGCCTTGCGATGCTCTTAGCTCAGGACGACGCCGTCCAGGTGGTTGGGGAAGCGGCAGATGGTTTCCAGACCATCAGCATAGCGGAAACCCTGCAGCCGAATATCCTGTTGCTGGACATCGGAATGCCGGGACTTGGCGGCGTCGAAGCACTTTCACTGATCCGTAAGAGAGCTCCTCGGACACGCGTGTTGATCCTCTGCGACTCGCCGGACGATGAGTCCATAATCCAAACCCTGCAACTGGGCGCCAAAGGATATTTGTCGAAAACCCTCGTCCATCAGGATCTTGTCAGGGCCATCCGGACTACCCATAGTAACGGGGAGATCTGGGCAGAGCGCAAAATTCTTACGCAGGTACTGGAAAGCTTGCGCTTGAAAGTGCACGGGATGGGGGCCTCCCTTCAGGAGGCGCAAGAGAGCCTAACGGCTCGTGAGCGGGATGTCGTTCAGTGGGTCCTACAGGGGATGACGAACAAAGAGATTGCCGTTCAGCTTGGGATCGCCGACAAGACCGTCAAGACACATCTGAGCAATATTTTTAACAAGTTGAAGATCAGCCGGCGGCTCCAACTTGTCCTCAACCGGGTTGTGGAATAG
- a CDS encoding DNA-binding response regulator, translated as MRFTVPPQRMMPMTALIVDDDRAFRRVVRRLLERAGDISVVGEADDGEEAVELTRQFQPDVVLMDAAMPRVDGFEATRRIKAERPQTKIIILTVHEEGVYRRAAKGSGADDFLIKKTLATKLLPAIVEQ; from the coding sequence GTGCGCTTCACTGTTCCGCCGCAAAGGATGATGCCAATGACTGCCCTGATTGTGGACGATGATCGCGCGTTTCGCAGGGTCGTGAGACGACTCCTGGAACGAGCGGGCGATATCAGTGTCGTGGGAGAAGCTGACGACGGCGAAGAGGCCGTTGAGTTGACGCGGCAGTTTCAGCCGGATGTGGTCCTGATGGACGCCGCCATGCCTCGTGTCGATGGATTTGAGGCGACGCGACGCATCAAGGCGGAACGGCCCCAGACAAAGATCATTATCCTCACGGTTCATGAGGAAGGTGTGTACCGTCGGGCTGCCAAGGGCAGCGGAGCGGATGACTTTCTCATCAAGAAGACCCTCGCCACCAAGCTGCTGCCCGCCATCGTCGAGCAGTAG
- a CDS encoding DNA-binding response regulator, producing MDIRVLLADDHLIVRQGCKALLEREGFEVVGEASDGHEAVRLSRTLQPDVAVLDLAMPLMNGLEASQEIVHVSPRTKSVLLTMYTDDHYVIQALRAGIQGYVVKTQATTDLVQAIHEVTKGAIYLSPTISRAVVDAYLAKTELPPDPLTPRERQVLQLVAEGKTAKEMAEFLGISVKTVESHRTRIKEKLHIHDTAGLVRYAIRQGVIQP from the coding sequence ATGGATATCCGGGTGTTGCTGGCCGACGACCATTTGATCGTTCGTCAAGGGTGCAAGGCCCTCCTGGAGCGGGAAGGGTTCGAGGTTGTCGGGGAGGCTTCGGACGGCCACGAGGCGGTCCGGCTCTCCCGGACGCTTCAGCCGGATGTCGCGGTGCTGGACCTGGCGATGCCGCTTATGAACGGCCTGGAAGCCTCTCAGGAGATAGTACACGTTTCTCCCAGGACAAAGAGTGTCCTGCTCACGATGTACACGGACGATCATTACGTCATCCAGGCCCTTCGGGCCGGTATTCAGGGATATGTCGTCAAGACCCAGGCGACGACGGATCTGGTTCAGGCGATCCATGAGGTGACCAAGGGCGCGATCTATCTGAGTCCCACCATCTCCCGGGCGGTCGTCGACGCCTATCTGGCGAAGACCGAACTACCCCCCGATCCTCTGACCCCCCGGGAACGACAGGTCCTGCAACTGGTCGCCGAGGGGAAGACGGCGAAGGAGATGGCCGAGTTCCTCGGGATCAGTGTCAAGACCGTCGAGTCCCATCGAACCCGGATCAAGGAGAAGCTCCATATCCACGATACTGCCGGGTTGGTCCGTTACGCCATTCGCCAAGGCGTGATCCAGCCTTAA
- the hemG gene encoding protoporphyrinogen oxidase: protein MQRHSGRTRIVVVGGGIAGLAAAHRLLERCAQDGLPLEVRLLEAAARVGGSVSTTHRDGFILESGPDTIFTDKPWGVDLIRRLGLGDQIIGTSEAHRRTFVARGGVLHPLPEGFALIGPTRIRPFVQTGLLSWPGKVRAGMDLVLPRGRPVDDESLASFVRRRFGREFLDRLAQPMIGGIYGADPERLSLRATFPQFLQMEATYRSLILGLRRMRPAGRHAGGTSSGPRYGLFVTLDKGLQDLVDALVHRLPAETLHLGTAVDGIAHTGHGWTIRLADSTHVQADGLILALPAFEVARLTRDMDRDLTRQLEAIPYASSVTINLAYRRDAIGHPLDGFGFVVPACEGRTIIACSFSSIKFAHRAPVGYVLLRAFAGGALQPEPFTWDDERLLRAVCRDLEELLAIHAPPLWSQLVRHARVMPQYQVGHLAGLAALEQTLQRWPTLKLAGNAYRGVGVPDVVHSGEMAADSLLAALAPLPMEPASACAEGDSPL, encoded by the coding sequence ATGCAGCGGCACAGCGGCAGGACACGCATCGTGGTCGTGGGGGGCGGCATCGCGGGCCTCGCCGCCGCCCATCGGCTGCTGGAACGGTGCGCGCAGGATGGGCTGCCTCTCGAGGTCCGTCTTCTGGAGGCCGCTGCGCGCGTCGGCGGCTCGGTCAGCACCACACATCGGGATGGCTTCATCCTCGAATCGGGACCCGATACGATCTTTACCGACAAGCCGTGGGGCGTGGATCTGATCCGGCGCCTCGGTCTGGGCGACCAGATCATCGGGACGAGCGAGGCGCACCGCCGGACCTTTGTCGCGCGCGGGGGCGTACTCCACCCGCTGCCTGAAGGGTTCGCCCTGATCGGGCCGACCAGGATCCGGCCGTTTGTGCAGACAGGTCTGCTGTCGTGGCCCGGCAAGGTACGAGCGGGGATGGACCTCGTACTGCCTAGAGGGAGGCCGGTCGACGACGAAAGTCTGGCGTCCTTCGTGCGGCGCCGCTTTGGACGGGAGTTTCTCGACCGGCTGGCCCAGCCGATGATCGGCGGGATCTATGGCGCCGATCCGGAACGGCTGAGCCTTCGCGCGACCTTCCCGCAGTTTCTGCAGATGGAGGCGACGTACCGTAGTCTGATCCTCGGCCTGCGACGGATGCGCCCAGCCGGTCGTCACGCAGGCGGGACCAGCAGCGGCCCACGCTATGGCCTGTTCGTCACGCTGGACAAGGGACTGCAAGACCTCGTCGACGCGCTGGTGCATAGGCTGCCCGCCGAGACGCTGCATCTCGGTACGGCGGTTGACGGGATCGCGCACACGGGGCACGGGTGGACCATTCGACTTGCGGACAGCACCCACGTGCAGGCCGATGGCCTGATCCTGGCTCTCCCGGCCTTCGAGGTCGCGCGGCTGACCCGCGACATGGACCGCGACCTGACGCGACAGCTTGAGGCGATCCCCTACGCCTCTTCGGTGACGATCAATCTGGCCTACCGCCGAGACGCGATCGGGCATCCGTTGGACGGGTTCGGCTTCGTGGTGCCGGCCTGCGAGGGGCGCACCATCATCGCCTGTTCGTTCAGCAGCATCAAGTTCGCCCACAGGGCGCCCGTCGGGTATGTCCTGCTGCGCGCCTTTGCGGGAGGCGCGCTCCAGCCGGAGCCGTTCACATGGGACGACGAGCGGCTGCTCCGCGCGGTCTGCCGCGATCTGGAGGAGTTGCTGGCGATCCATGCGCCGCCCTTATGGAGCCAGTTGGTCCGCCACGCCCGCGTGATGCCTCAGTACCAGGTGGGCCACCTGGCCGGATTGGCCGCGCTCGAACAGACGCTGCAGCGGTGGCCGACCCTCAAGCTGGCCGGCAACGCCTACCGCGGGGTCGGCGTCCCCGACGTCGTACACAGCGGGGAGATGGCCGCCGATTCGTTGCTGGCAGCGTTGGCGCCGTTACCGATGGAGCCCGCCTCCGCTTGTGCCGAGGGTGATTCTCCCCTATAA
- a CDS encoding DNA-binding response regulator encodes MQVLLADDHPIVREGFRALLTQEGFRVVGEASDGHEAVRLARALRPDVAVLDLSMPLLNGLEAAKAILQTSPGTRTILVTMYTEDCYVLEAMRVGVRGYVVKQQAVKDLVAAIREVAGGAIYLSPSISRAVVQAYLDKTDLPPDPLSSRERQVLQLVAEGKTTKEIAQLLGISVKTAESHRTHIMEKLDIHETAGLVRYAIRRGLIQP; translated from the coding sequence ATTCAGGTGCTGCTTGCCGATGATCACCCGATTGTGCGCGAGGGGTTCAGGGCCCTCCTGACGCAAGAAGGGTTCCGGGTGGTCGGTGAAGCCTCAGACGGTCACGAGGCGGTACGGCTGGCTCGGGCACTTCGTCCCGATGTGGCAGTGCTCGACCTGTCCATGCCGTTATTGAACGGCCTGGAGGCCGCCAAGGCGATCCTTCAGACCTCGCCTGGGACGCGTACGATCTTGGTCACCATGTACACCGAGGATTGCTATGTTCTTGAGGCCATGCGGGTCGGCGTCCGGGGTTACGTCGTGAAGCAACAGGCAGTGAAGGACTTGGTGGCGGCGATCCGAGAAGTGGCGGGCGGCGCGATCTACCTGAGCCCAAGCATCTCTCGAGCGGTCGTGCAAGCCTATCTGGACAAAACCGATCTGCCGCCTGATCCCCTGTCCTCGCGGGAGCGGCAGGTTCTCCAACTCGTGGCCGAAGGGAAGACGACGAAGGAGATCGCCCAACTCTTAGGGATCAGCGTCAAGACCGCCGAATCCCATCGCACCCACATTATGGAGAAACTGGATATCCATGAGACGGCCGGCCTTGTCCGTTATGCGATCCGCCGAGGCTTGATTCAGCCCTGA
- a CDS encoding glycolate oxidase, whose amino-acid sequence MVSQPTEKIVLRAFDQLDPPDPELVLDCIHCGFCLPTCPTYLVLGNEMDSPRGRLYLIRSASEGKIDLSDSFARHMDLCLLCRACETACPSGVQFGFLMEAARGQLKRRYQYPPVERWFRDLLLHTFTDLGRLRALTRLLCVYQRSGLQRLIRGWGLLRRLGRLGRMEALLPDLHDPRVSELPEITPAKGQRRGRVGLLLGCVQQFFFAHANAATARVLSENGYDVIAPRDQGCCGSLLIHEGERERGKALARRTIDCFEQANADHVVVNAAGCGSAMKEYWELLHTDPTYAARAKAFSQKVRDVSEFLAEAPLRGALQRLSLTVTCHDACHLAHGQRVREAPRAILKAIPGLRLVELQESDFCCGSAGIYNLLHPEPAQQLLDRKLERIKATGADLVVSGNPGCTLQIQKGLRERGLAIRVMHPIELLDASYRGDSRKT is encoded by the coding sequence ATGGTGAGCCAACCGACAGAGAAGATCGTCTTACGGGCCTTCGATCAGCTCGATCCGCCCGATCCCGAACTTGTTCTCGACTGCATCCATTGCGGATTCTGCCTGCCCACCTGCCCCACCTATCTGGTCCTCGGCAACGAGATGGACAGCCCGCGGGGGCGGCTGTACCTCATCCGGAGCGCTTCGGAAGGGAAGATCGACCTCTCCGACAGCTTCGCCAGGCACATGGATCTGTGTCTCCTCTGCCGGGCCTGCGAGACGGCCTGCCCCTCCGGCGTGCAGTTCGGCTTTTTGATGGAGGCGGCCAGGGGCCAGCTTAAGCGGCGTTATCAGTATCCCCCTGTCGAGCGGTGGTTTCGCGATCTGCTGTTGCACACCTTTACCGATCTCGGCCGCCTGCGGGCGCTGACCAGGCTCCTCTGTGTCTATCAGCGGTCCGGCCTGCAGCGGCTCATCCGGGGATGGGGGCTGTTGCGCCGCCTGGGTCGCCTGGGCCGGATGGAGGCGCTGCTCCCTGACCTCCACGATCCTCGCGTGAGCGAGCTACCGGAGATCACACCGGCGAAAGGCCAGAGGCGGGGACGGGTGGGGCTTCTGCTCGGCTGCGTTCAACAGTTCTTCTTCGCCCACGCGAATGCCGCCACAGCTCGGGTCTTAAGCGAGAACGGCTACGACGTCATCGCGCCGAGAGATCAAGGCTGCTGCGGCTCGCTCCTGATTCACGAAGGGGAGCGGGAGCGAGGGAAGGCGCTGGCGAGGCGGACCATCGACTGTTTCGAGCAGGCCAACGCGGATCATGTTGTAGTCAATGCGGCCGGGTGCGGCTCGGCCATGAAGGAATATTGGGAACTACTCCATACCGATCCAACCTACGCCGCGAGGGCCAAGGCCTTCAGCCAAAAAGTGCGGGATGTCTCTGAGTTTCTTGCAGAAGCCCCGCTACGTGGCGCCCTCCAGCGGCTGAGCCTCACCGTCACCTGTCACGATGCCTGCCACCTGGCGCACGGCCAGAGGGTTCGGGAGGCACCAAGGGCGATTCTGAAGGCGATCCCCGGCCTCCGGTTGGTCGAGCTGCAAGAGTCCGACTTCTGCTGCGGCAGTGCCGGGATTTACAATCTGCTCCACCCCGAGCCGGCGCAACAGTTGCTGGATCGCAAGCTCGAACGGATCAAAGCGACGGGGGCTGATCTGGTAGTCAGCGGCAACCCCGGTTGTACCCTCCAGATCCAAAAGGGCCTGAGAGAGCGAGGGCTCGCGATCCGGGTCATGCACCCCATCGAGCTGCTGGACGCCTCGTATCGGGGGGATAGCCGTAAGACGTGA
- a CDS encoding acylphosphatase (catalyzes the hydrolysis of acylphosphate), protein MTEHKHVRAHVVISGWVQGVCYRAYTVDEASAAGIAGWVRNTADGRVEAVFEGEKSAVEAMIAWCHKGPSAARVSNVEVVWSEPQGEQGFGIRY, encoded by the coding sequence ATGACAGAACACAAGCACGTCAGGGCGCATGTCGTGATCTCGGGATGGGTGCAGGGGGTCTGTTACCGCGCCTATACGGTGGATGAGGCATCCGCCGCCGGCATCGCCGGGTGGGTACGGAACACGGCGGATGGTCGGGTCGAGGCGGTATTCGAGGGTGAAAAGTCAGCCGTGGAGGCGATGATCGCCTGGTGTCACAAAGGCCCATCGGCCGCGCGCGTGAGCAATGTTGAGGTAGTCTGGTCGGAGCCCCAGGGCGAACAGGGCTTCGGGATCAGGTATTGA
- a CDS encoding uroporphyrinogen decarboxylase, whose protein sequence is MNPVAAPALAGLTDLTVVSLESRLAAAMTEMISRHGGRPVSAPALREIPCADDAEANEFAKALLDGRIDMVVWLTGVGTRTLLAAVEGTVSRTAFLTALSRISSIALGPKPQAVLRELGIPIALTVPEPNTWREILGAIDAAAIPLQGCRVAVQEYGRSNPELVAGLETRGASVLRVPVYQWALPEDCEPLRRAIKSIINGEVDLVLFTTAVQADHLLQIAAADGLEQALRAGLRETVVASIGPTCSKALREHGITVDLEPEHPKMGHLVQTAARHANVLRRIKRARTVREAAGGRRVGAPLAAPFSGRASPAPTSDIAADLLRESAFLKACRLEPAPYTPIWIMRQAGRYLQEYREIRGKLSFLELCHHPDLAAEVTVTAAERLGVDAAIIFGDILLVVEPMGVGLEFTKGDGPVIHHPVRCGADLKRLRPVDIQASLSFLFEAVRLARAALPPTIPLIGFAGAPFTLASYLIEGRGSRQYQQTKTLMYRDPAAWHALMERLSDVVSDYLNGQIAAGVQVVQLFDSWVGCLSPDDYREFVLPHTQRAITKLTPGVPVIHFGTDTTSLLPLIREAGGNVIGLDWRVDLGEAWAGLGYEVGVQGNLDPVALFAEPDKIRRQADRILERAAGRPGHIFNLGHGILPQTPVDHLRVLIDHVHDATAR, encoded by the coding sequence ATGAACCCGGTTGCTGCGCCGGCGCTTGCCGGCTTGACCGACCTTACGGTGGTCTCCTTGGAAAGCCGGCTGGCCGCCGCCATGACTGAGATGATCAGCCGTCATGGGGGAAGACCGGTGTCTGCGCCGGCGCTTCGCGAGATCCCATGCGCGGACGATGCAGAAGCCAATGAGTTTGCGAAGGCATTGTTGGACGGCCGGATCGACATGGTTGTGTGGCTGACCGGCGTCGGTACCCGCACCCTGCTTGCCGCTGTGGAGGGTACCGTCTCGCGCACGGCATTTCTGACAGCCCTGAGTCGGATTTCGTCGATTGCCCTGGGTCCAAAACCCCAAGCCGTCTTGCGGGAACTGGGTATCCCGATCGCGTTGACCGTCCCGGAACCCAACACCTGGCGAGAAATCCTGGGCGCGATCGACGCTGCGGCGATCCCCTTACAGGGATGTCGGGTTGCGGTTCAGGAATACGGACGCAGCAACCCGGAGCTGGTGGCGGGGCTTGAGACGCGCGGCGCCAGTGTCCTGCGAGTCCCGGTCTACCAGTGGGCATTGCCGGAGGATTGCGAGCCGTTGCGGCGGGCGATCAAGTCCATTATTAACGGCGAGGTCGACCTGGTCCTCTTTACCACCGCCGTACAGGCCGACCATCTGTTACAGATTGCGGCGGCGGATGGTCTGGAGCAGGCGCTGCGGGCAGGTTTACGCGAGACGGTCGTCGCGTCGATCGGACCCACCTGCAGCAAGGCGCTGCGGGAGCACGGCATTACGGTCGACCTGGAACCTGAACATCCCAAAATGGGCCATCTGGTTCAGACGGCCGCGCGTCACGCCAACGTACTGCGGCGGATCAAGCGAGCAAGGACGGTGCGGGAGGCGGCAGGCGGGAGGCGGGTAGGGGCGCCGCTTGCTGCGCCCTTTTCGGGCAGGGCAAGCCCTGCCCCTACGTCTGACATCGCTGCCGACCTGTTGCGGGAGAGTGCGTTTCTTAAGGCCTGCCGTCTGGAGCCGGCCCCCTATACGCCGATCTGGATCATGCGGCAGGCAGGGCGGTACTTGCAGGAGTATCGGGAGATCCGAGGGAAACTGTCGTTTCTGGAGTTGTGCCACCATCCGGACCTGGCAGCAGAGGTGACGGTGACCGCTGCCGAACGACTTGGGGTGGACGCCGCGATCATCTTCGGCGACATCCTCCTGGTAGTGGAGCCGATGGGGGTCGGATTGGAGTTTACTAAAGGGGACGGTCCGGTCATTCACCATCCGGTCAGGTGCGGGGCCGACCTGAAACGGCTACGACCGGTGGATATACAGGCATCGCTCTCATTTCTCTTTGAGGCGGTACGCCTGGCGCGCGCAGCGCTGCCGCCGACCATCCCGCTCATCGGATTCGCCGGGGCGCCGTTTACCCTGGCCTCGTACCTGATCGAGGGACGCGGGTCGCGCCAGTATCAGCAGACCAAGACACTCATGTACCGCGACCCTGCCGCGTGGCATGCCCTGATGGAACGGCTGTCGGATGTGGTCTCCGACTACCTGAACGGGCAGATCGCCGCGGGGGTGCAGGTGGTCCAGTTGTTTGATAGCTGGGTCGGCTGCCTCAGCCCCGATGACTATCGCGAGTTCGTCCTGCCCCACACCCAACGCGCCATTACGAAGCTGACGCCCGGCGTGCCGGTCATCCACTTCGGGACCGATACGACGTCGCTTTTGCCGCTGATCCGGGAGGCGGGCGGGAACGTGATCGGACTGGACTGGCGAGTGGACCTCGGAGAGGCCTGGGCCGGCCTCGGCTATGAGGTCGGTGTTCAGGGGAATCTGGATCCGGTGGCGCTGTTCGCCGAGCCGGACAAGATTCGTCGCCAGGCGGACCGTATTCTGGAGCGCGCGGCCGGGCGGCCGGGCCATATCTTCAACCTCGGCCACGGCATCCTTCCGCAGACCCCCGTCGACCACCTGCGCGTTCTCATTGACCATGTCCACGACGCGACGGCACGGTGA
- the ilvD gene encoding dihydroxy-acid dehydratase: MTFDPRHKSRTLLDGPDRAPARAMLKAIGFKDEDLARPIVGVAHCWIEVMPCNINHRTLAERVKEGIRAAGGTPIEYNTIGISDGISMGTEGMKTSLVSREIVADSVELVARGHLFDGLVAISGCDKTIPGTVMALTRLNIPGLMLYSGSTAFGDYEGRHLTIQDVFEAVGAYNVGTMPAEELRAIENCACPGAGACGGQFTANTMSTAFEMLGISPMGWNGVPATDARKDEVAFECGKLVMELLRRGITPKQILTRNAFCNAIAGVMATGGSTNAVLHLIAVAKAAGVKLSLNDFDRISRTTPLLADLKPWGRFTAPDMYRAGGMPLVARRLLDAGILHADELTVTGRTIGQEARAARETKRQVVISPLRKPIKPTGGMVIMRGNLAPDGCVAKVAGHERMVHRGPAKVFNREEDAFTAVKAGKIKAGDVVVIRYEGPRGGPGMREMLGVTGALAGAGLLDSVALMTDGRFSGATHGLMIGHIAPEAAVGGPIAALRTGDIVHLDIKQRRLDVELSAAELKRRLKTWKPPAPRYKSGVMAKYARTVSSASEGAVTD, translated from the coding sequence ATGACGTTTGATCCGCGACATAAGAGCCGAACATTGTTGGATGGACCGGACCGCGCGCCGGCCCGGGCCATGCTCAAGGCCATCGGGTTCAAGGACGAGGACCTTGCGCGGCCGATCGTCGGCGTGGCCCACTGCTGGATCGAGGTCATGCCCTGCAACATTAATCACCGGACGCTGGCTGAGCGGGTCAAGGAGGGGATCCGGGCAGCCGGCGGAACGCCGATAGAATATAACACCATCGGGATCTCCGACGGGATTTCGATGGGAACCGAAGGGATGAAGACCTCCCTGGTCAGCCGGGAGATCGTCGCCGACTCGGTCGAACTGGTGGCCAGAGGCCACCTGTTTGACGGCCTGGTCGCCATATCCGGGTGCGACAAGACGATCCCGGGTACGGTCATGGCGCTGACCCGCCTGAATATCCCGGGCCTGATGCTGTACAGCGGCTCTACCGCCTTCGGCGACTACGAAGGCCGCCACCTCACGATCCAGGATGTCTTCGAGGCGGTAGGCGCCTACAATGTCGGTACGATGCCGGCCGAGGAGCTTCGCGCCATCGAAAACTGCGCCTGCCCCGGCGCAGGCGCCTGCGGCGGCCAATTCACCGCCAACACCATGTCCACCGCCTTTGAAATGCTGGGCATCTCACCGATGGGCTGGAATGGTGTCCCGGCGACCGATGCGCGGAAGGACGAGGTGGCCTTCGAGTGTGGGAAGCTGGTGATGGAACTGCTGCGCCGGGGGATCACGCCGAAGCAGATCCTGACCCGCAATGCCTTTTGCAACGCCATCGCCGGGGTGATGGCCACCGGCGGGTCTACCAATGCCGTCCTTCACCTGATTGCTGTAGCCAAGGCCGCCGGGGTCAAGCTGTCGCTGAATGATTTCGATCGGATTTCGAGAACGACCCCGCTCCTGGCCGATCTGAAGCCGTGGGGACGCTTTACCGCCCCCGACATGTATAGAGCAGGCGGGATGCCGCTGGTGGCCAGACGTCTGCTGGATGCGGGGATCCTACATGCCGATGAGCTGACGGTCACCGGTAGAACGATCGGCCAAGAGGCGCGGGCGGCCCGCGAGACCAAAAGACAGGTAGTGATCTCTCCGCTCCGGAAGCCCATCAAACCAACCGGAGGGATGGTCATCATGAGAGGCAATCTGGCGCCTGACGGGTGTGTGGCGAAGGTCGCCGGTCACGAACGGATGGTCCATCGCGGCCCAGCCAAGGTCTTTAACCGGGAGGAGGACGCCTTCACCGCCGTCAAGGCCGGGAAGATTAAGGCGGGCGACGTGGTCGTGATTCGCTACGAGGGGCCCAGGGGCGGGCCTGGGATGCGTGAGATGCTCGGTGTCACCGGCGCCTTGGCCGGCGCCGGCCTCCTGGACTCGGTGGCGCTGATGACGGATGGGCGCTTTTCGGGCGCCACGCATGGTCTGATGATCGGCCACATCGCGCCAGAAGCAGCGGTAGGCGGACCGATCGCCGCGCTGCGTACCGGGGATATCGTACACCTGGACATCAAGCAGCGTCGCCTGGACGTTGAGCTGTCGGCCGCTGAACTCAAGCGGCGTCTCAAAACCTGGAAGCCGCCTGCGCCACGCTACAAGAGCGGCGTCATGGCCAAGTATGCCCGCACCGTCTCGTCGGCCTCGGAAGGCGCCGTCACGGATTGA
- a CDS encoding two-component system response regulator, which produces MAADIQTRVNRMPIATLIVDDDRPFRQAVRQLLEQASEVSVVGEATDGEEAVRLAQELRPDVVLMDITMPRLGGLEATRRIKAERPEMKIIVLTVHQEEVYRTTARECGADAFLTKKTVGSQLLPTIFGF; this is translated from the coding sequence GTGGCCGCCGATATCCAGACACGAGTCAACCGAATGCCGATCGCAACCCTGATTGTCGATGATGATCGCCCGTTTCGACAGGCCGTAAGGCAGCTCTTGGAGCAAGCATCGGAGGTCAGTGTGGTCGGGGAGGCCACAGACGGCGAAGAGGCCGTCCGACTGGCGCAGGAGCTTCGGCCTGATGTGGTGCTCATGGACATCACCATGCCACGTTTGGGTGGACTCGAGGCTACCAGACGGATCAAAGCCGAGCGGCCGGAGATGAAGATTATCGTCCTGACGGTGCATCAGGAAGAAGTTTACCGCACGACGGCGCGTGAATGCGGAGCCGACGCGTTTCTGACCAAGAAGACGGTAGGATCCCAACTCCTCCCCACCATCTTCGGCTTCTAG
- the hemH gene encoding ferrochelatase, whose protein sequence is MSTTRRHGDAALPFDAVLMVAFGGPTQPEEVRPFLAHVLQGVPIPPERLEEVARHYDALGGRSPIAERTFQKAERLAALLQREGPQLPVHVGMRCWRPFIAEAVAHMRQDGIRRAVGLIMAPHDSGAASWDRSVQAVTTALDNSGPGAPAVEFAPPCFDHPDFIAAMAELVRAQLLPIPHAQRHRTPLIFTAHSIPAAIAASCPYVQQLETSCRLVAETLGHPCWSLAYQSRSGSPRERWLEPDIGNVLRALHAEGHRSVVVVPIGFVTDNVEICYDLDVEAKRLADALGIEFRRADPANDHPLYIRALADLVRRQVAQG, encoded by the coding sequence ATGTCCACGACGCGACGGCACGGTGACGCGGCCCTGCCGTTCGATGCGGTCCTGATGGTCGCCTTTGGCGGTCCCACACAGCCGGAGGAGGTCCGGCCGTTTCTTGCTCATGTACTGCAGGGCGTACCGATCCCGCCTGAACGTCTGGAGGAGGTAGCCCGTCACTACGACGCGCTCGGGGGTCGGTCGCCGATCGCCGAGCGGACCTTTCAGAAGGCCGAGAGGCTGGCCGCACTGCTTCAGCGGGAGGGGCCACAACTGCCGGTCCATGTCGGGATGCGCTGTTGGCGCCCCTTTATCGCCGAGGCAGTCGCGCACATGCGCCAAGACGGGATTCGGCGCGCGGTCGGGCTGATTATGGCGCCGCACGACTCCGGGGCGGCAAGCTGGGACAGGTCGGTGCAGGCCGTCACAACCGCGCTCGACAACAGTGGACCCGGCGCGCCGGCGGTCGAATTCGCCCCGCCCTGCTTCGACCATCCGGACTTCATTGCGGCGATGGCCGAACTGGTGCGTGCGCAACTGCTGCCGATCCCCCATGCGCAACGACACAGGACGCCGCTGATCTTTACGGCCCACAGTATCCCGGCCGCCATCGCCGCTTCGTGCCCGTATGTGCAGCAGCTTGAAACCTCGTGCCGTCTCGTCGCCGAGACCTTAGGACACCCCTGTTGGTCTCTGGCCTATCAAAGCCGCAGCGGCAGTCCCAGAGAGCGATGGCTTGAGCCCGATATAGGCAACGTCCTGCGCGCGCTCCACGCCGAGGGGCATCGATCGGTCGTCGTCGTCCCCATCGGCTTTGTCACCGACAACGTCGAGATCTGCTACGACCTGGACGTCGAGGCCAAGCGGCTGGCCGATGCGCTCGGGATCGAATTCAGACGGGCTGATCCTGCGAACGATCATCCCCTTTATATCCGCGCCCTGGCCGATCTGGTGCGCCGGCAAGTGGCGCAGGGCTAG